Proteins co-encoded in one Neodiprion lecontei isolate iyNeoLeco1 chromosome 3, iyNeoLeco1.1, whole genome shotgun sequence genomic window:
- the LOC124293456 gene encoding fatty acid synthase-like: MPNESGSNDCSKGLPFPKPGDEVVISGIAGRFPESHNVAHFRENLFNKVDLITDDDRRWKSENSDIPQRTGKVNDIDRFDAQFFGINFKEAHTMDPMARMLLEHTYEAIIDAGINPVELRGTRTGVFLGTCYSESEQDWMFTTLQVNGWSAVGCCKAMMASRMSQWLGCTGPSYSMDTACSSSLFAMDHAYRAIRTGECEAAIVAGCNLCLHPYVSCQFFHLGVLSSDGRCKSFDNEANGYARSEAVSVIYLQKSKDAKRIYAHVVYTKTNCDGFKEEGITFPSNKMQRTLLEQFYDACGVPPSSLAFVEAHGTGTPVGDPVELDAIDKVFCPGRTTPLRVGTIKSNIGHTEPASGLCSVAKVVIAMESGYIPPNINYNRPREGIEALETGRIQVVTEPTPWEGGYVGINSFGFGGGNAHVLLKSNTKEKIRNGSPDDDMPRLVVVSGRTVEAVNTLLDDLESRPVDVEYVGLFHNIHAREIPGHPYRGYTIFPPRGVLRKNVRDVQYYSGGKLSTTLIFNGFGSQWIKIGQSLLQIPVFAKALQKCNIVLKSYGVDILDIFINEDPKTVNNITNSLVGNVAIQIGLVDVLSSLGITPDYVIGYSDGMLGCAYADGCLTAEQAVLVAHFKENVLTKGGEWLESSANDVCNHEDLTLLPKPNSEVINDVVTENSSIGKQEKSRKNLTTKDSDELARNETYTSIINHSENTVAADPKLLAYLRQVIPDPKPRSHKWIQKSERENSLDQLFSAEYCIKNLLNPVAFETASYLTPKNAITITMAPDNRLPMNGANITLTKDGTENYLEFLLVAIGKMYEVGLTPQLSKLYPDVQYPVSRGTTMISPLIRWDHTDDWYVLDYRNIEKLVAGERVVRIDVTDDEFDAMPGHVIDGKNLVPATCYLIIMWRTLARIQRQGYYDSSVVFENVKFHRATAIPKKGNLELQFSIHKGSGRFEIVDGDTSVVTGFVRTVSNAAQECIRRELLPRKNEDLVLRSKDIYKELRLRGYQYAGLFRGLKEASLKGTKGLIAWEKNWITFIDNMLQAKILGIDTRGLFVPTGIRKLVIDTKLHADQRRSMPDGEKVFPVEVYEGMDVIVAGGVEIRGLKARAISRRKPNGEPVLENYKFVAHRDKADTELQVVTSIATQIALENHSTLKIKTIEIFGEAENLLSETLISPLIQNVLNNLPLLQADVNIIAPLEKIAVDTIPAGITILELKKLSTESDALLVVTHGLLCNKNITVLKEVQAVMKQTGFILAREPLDANIDSLRSDLSENFDVILEKSTSTELLLLLRSKQQLSPLTTVVRVNNDEFTWIESLQAALKEEKDKVVHNGNRVLLVSEGDYESGLIGLVNCLRREPGGKVVQGLLIQDSKAPTFSLENPLYAEQLELGLALNVLRPGRVWGSYRFLPLKPLAPEPVYHTRLSQGTPGDLSSVQWFKGMIQPKDQNKDIIQVHYSSINFRDIMLLTGKLAPEVITKKRLVQGHAYGFEFSGRDVNGRAVMGMIEAGAFTNLCFGEKYLTWPIPECWTLEDAATIPVVYGTAYLALTWTGKMKKGDKVLIHAGSGGVGQAAITLALHEGCEVFTTVGTPQKREFIKKQFPQIDDDHIGNSRDTSFEQLILRKTQGQGVDIVLNSLAEEKLQASVRCLATGGRFLEIGKFDLAADNPLGMEAFLKSISFHAILLDNLIIGFPEVKKLLWKMLAEGIQSGAVKPLVRTVFPMDQAEAAFRYMAGGKHIGKVIIKIRDQDAGCQCLMPFALPRYYCSEDGSYLILGGLGGFGLELADWLVLRGAKKLVLTSRKGVISGYQRLRINIWQSYGVKVIVTVGKDAWTREGCEAILREAASLGPVHAIFNLAVVLKDALFENQTEESFVESFKVKAWTTKQMDKLSRTLCPQLRQFVVFSSVSCGRGNVGQTNYGMANSIMERICENRVAEKLPGLAIQWGAIGDVGLVAEMQEDNKEIVIGGTLQQKILSCLQELDAFLNQDSPVVSSMVVAEKRSRGARTNIVETVVALMGLKDLKTISLQTPLSELGMDSMTAIEIKQTLEREFEVFLTAADIRSLNFAKLQEMSAKQTKESENEKELELNTDENLTGMKLLLRVLGTNYQLDRNVCVPLSTQAKNGRPEILIIPGIEGTHSILQPLIGKLKSQTTCLQLGIASSKFSSIENLVDYLIPHVEARYEGCRDFAIAGYSFGSMVAIELARRLESKGFSGRLVLIDGSPDYIKALCSEHIIVDDDAQMQSLLLLGFMDAVDPSKRTELALELKECSTWEEKLTVFTNNVPADRNLNFSIEDQQAMCSSFYNRVKAVLSYNFPVTSRLNTPITLIKPTIQAVRTISEDYGLGLITCKKVEICYAKGNHVSMLDDDICAAAIDGKFLEDIEICKSNGTLP, from the exons ATGCCTAACGAAAGTGGAAGCAACGATTGCAGCAAGGGATTGCCGTTTCCAAAACCGGGTGACGAAGTAGTGATTTCTGGGATTGCCGGGAGATTCCCGGAGTCACATAACGTAGCGCATTTCCGAGAGAACCTTTTCAATAAGGTAGACCTTATTACCGATGACGATCGTCGTTGGAAATCGG AAAATTCAGATATTCCTCAGAGAACTGGAAAGGTAAACGATATTGACAGGTTCGATGCACAATTTTTCGGTATAAACTTCAAGGAAGCTCACACGATGGATCCTATGGCTAGAATGCTGTTGGAACACACTTACGAAGCTATCATTGACGCTGGAATTAATCCAGTGGAACTTCGTGGAACTAGGACTGGCGTCTTTCTCGGCACTTGCTACAGCGAATCTGAACAAGATTGGATGTTCACAACATTGCAG GTGAACGGATGGAGTGCAGTCGGCTGCTGCAAGGCTATGATGGCTAGCCGAATGTCTCAATGGTTGGGATGTACAGGACCCAGCTACTCTATGGACACAGCATGTAGTTCCAGTTTGTTCGCAATGGATCATGCGTACAGGGCAATTAGGACCGGTGAATGTGAAGCAGCCATCGTTGCAGGGTGCAACCTATGTCTCCATCCATATGTGTCATGCCAATTCTTTCATCTCG GTGTACTCTCTTCCGACGGACGCTGCAAGTCATTTGACAATGAAGCGAATGGCTACGCCCGCAGCGAAGCCGTGTCTGTTATCTATCTCCAGAAATCGAAGGATGCAAAACGTATTTATGCGCATGTCGTGTACACCAAAACCAATTGTGATGGTTTCAAAGAAGAGGGCATCACGTTCCCGTCAAACAAGATGCAACGCACATTACTTGAACAATTTTATGACGCGTGCGGAGTTCCACCGTCGAGTTTGGCTTTCGTAGAAGCACACGGGACCGGAACCCCAGTTGGTGACCCTGTGGAACTCGATGCTATCGACAAAGTATTTTGCCCTGGTCGAACTACTCCACTACGAGTTGGTACAATCAAGTCAAATATTGGACATACCGAACCAGCAAGTGGTCTTTGTTCTGTAGCCAAG GTTGTGATTGCGATGGAGAGTGGATACATTCCgccaaatataaattataatcgtCCACGTGAAGGAATCGAGGCTTTGGAAACTGGTCGCATTCAAGTTGTCACTGAACCAACGCCGTGGGAAGGCGGTTACGTTGGCATAAACTCTTTCGGCTTTGGGGGTGGTAACGCACACGTGCTTCTGAAGTCGAATACGAAAGAGAAGATCAGAAATGGCTCACCTGACGACGATATGCCCAGACTTGTTGTCGTATCCGGGCGAACAGTGGAAGCTGTGAATACtttgttggacgac CTCGAGAGTAGACCAGTAGATGTGGAATACGTCGGACTCTTTCATAATATACACGCTAGAGAAATTCCCGGCCATCCATACCGTGGATACACGATATTTCCTCCCCGGGGCGTATTGCGGAAGAACGTGAGAGATGTGCAATATTATTCGGGTGGAAAACTGTCGACAACGCTGATTTTTAATGGATTTGGATCTCAGTGGATCAAAATCG GTCAAAGCCTGTTGCAAATCCCGGTATTTGCGAAGGCTCTACAAAAGTGCAACATTGTTCTGAAATCTTACGGTGTGGACATTCTTGATATTTTCATCAACGAAGATCCGAAAACCGTCAACAACATTACAAACTCGCTTGTTGGTAACGTTGCAATACAG ATTGGTTTAGTTGATGTATTGTCATCCTTAGGGATTACACCGGATTACGTTATTGGGTATTCAGATGGAATGTTGGGCTGTGCGTACGCCGATGGTTGTTTGACTGCAGAACAGGCAGTTCTGGTGGCACACTTCAAAGAAAATGTACTCACAAAAGGAGGAGAATGGCTCGAATCTTCAGCAAACGATGTTTGTAATCATGAAGATTTGACGCTTTTGCCGAAGCCGAATTCTGAAGTCATTAACGACGTTGTTACGGAGAATTCTTCAATTGGCAAGCAAGAGAAATCTCGGAAAAATTTGACAACGAAG GATAGCGATGAACTTGCTAGGAATGAGACCTACACCAGCATCATCAATCACAGTGAAAATACCGTAGCAGCAGATCCGAAATTACTAGCTTACTTGCGACAAGTCATTCCGGATCCAAAACCGCGTAGCCATAAGTGGATACAAAAAAGCGAGCGTGAGAATAGTTTGGATCAGCTTTTTTCGGCTGAATATTGCATAAAGAATTTACTTAACCCAGTTGCATTCGAAACTGCATCATACCTAACACCGAAAAATGCGATAACTATCACAATGGCACCTGATAATCGGCTACCAATGAACGGAGCCAATATTACTTTGACCAAAGATGGGACTGAAAACTACCTGGAATTCTTACTTGTCGCCATTGGAAAAATGTACGAAGTTGGTTTGACTCCACAGTTGAGCAAGTTATACCCCGACGTTCAATATCCAGTCAGCCGTGGGACTACGATGATTTCTCCGTTGATACGTTGGGACCATACCGATGACTGGTACGTCTTGGATTATCGTAACATTGAGAAACTTGTAGCTGGAGAGAGAGTCGTTCGTATAGATGTCACTGACGATGAGTTTGACGCGATGCCAGGGCATGtaattgatggaaaaaatttggtaCCTGCAACTTGTTACTTGATAATTATGTGGCGAACTTTGGCAAGGATACAACGCCAAGGATATTATGACTCTTCGGTGGTATTTGAAaacgtgaaatttcaccggGCTACTGCTATTCCAAAAAAAGGCAATCTTGAGCTTCAATTTTCGATTCACAAGG GCTCAGGTAGGTTTGAAATCGTCGATGGTGATACTTCTGTCGTGACGGGTTTCGTTCGTACCGTTTCAAACGCAGCTCAAGAATGCATCAGGCGCGAGTTGCTACCCAGAAAAAACGAAGATCTCGTCCTGAGAAGTAAAGATATCTACAAAGAGTTACGTCTTCGGGGATATCAGTATGCCGGATTGTTTCGTGGCTTGAAAGAGGCATCGCTCAAAGGAACCAAAGGTCTTATAGCATGGGAGAAGAATTGGATAACCTTCATCGATAACATGCTGCAAGCAAAAATTCTTGGAATTGACACTCGAGGCTTATTCGTTCCCACGGGTATTCGGAAGCTGGTCATTGACACAAAGTTGCATGCTGATCAGCGACGATCAATGCCCGATGGCGAAAAAG TCTTCCCGGTAGAGGTTTACGAAGGTATGGACGTTATCGTCGCGGGAGGAGTAGAAATACGTGGCCTGAAGGCTAGAGCCATTTCCCGAAGAAAACCGAATGGAGAACCGGTTCTTGAGAATTACAAGTTTGTCGCGCATCGCGATAAAGCTGACACCGAACTACAAGTGGTGACCAGCATTGCTACGCAGATAGCGCTTGAGAATCATTCCactctaaaaataaaaaccataGAGATATTCGGCGAAGCGGAAAATTTGTTATCTGAAACTTTAATATCTCCTCTTATCCAGAACGTTTTGAATAACTTGCCATTATTACAAGCGGATGTAAATATCATTGCCCCACTCGAAAAAATTGCGGTTGATACAATACCCGCAGGTATTACAATTTTGgaactgaaaaaattgtcCACCGAATCAGATGCCCTTCTAGTTGTTACCCATGGACTGCTTTGCAATAAGAATATCACAGTGTTGAAAGAGGTCCAAGCGGTTATGAAACAGACAGGTTTCATACTTGCCAGAGAGCCACTGGATGCGAATATTGATAGTCTTCGAAGTGACTTGAGTGAAAACTTTGATGTCATTCTTGAGAAATCTACGTCAACCGAATTACTACTTTTACTACGTAGCAAACAACAACTGTCTCCACTGACTACCGTGGTAAGAGTCAACAACGATGAATTCACATGGATCGAGAGTCTGCAAGCTGCTTTGAAGGAGGAGAAAGATAAAGTTGTTCATAACGGAAATCGAGTACTTCTTGTAAGTGAAGGAGATTACGAAAGTGGACTCATAGGATTGGTTAACTGCCTGCGGAGAGAACCAGGCGGTAAAGTTGTACAAGGACTGTTGATTCAAGATTCAAAAGCTCCAACGTTCTCTTTGGAAAACCCGTTATACGCCGAACAGTTGGAATTGGGTTTGGCGTTGAATGTTCTACGTCCCGGAAGAGTGTGGGGGTCCTATCGGTTTTTACCACTGAAACCGTTGGCTCCCGAACCAGTCTACCATACTAGACTGAGTCAGGGTACACCTGGTGATTTAAGCTCTGTTCAATGGTTCAAAGGTATGATTCAGCCCAAGGACCAGAACAAGGACATCATCCAAGTGCATTATTCCTCGATAAACTTTCGAGATATTATGCTACTCACTGGAAAACTAGCACCGGAGGTTATCACTAAAAAAAGACTGGTACAAGGTCACGCGTATGGGTTCGAATTCTCCGGAAGAGATGTAAATGGTCGCGCCGTTATGGGGATGATTGAGGCCGGAGCTTTTACGAATCTATGTTTTGGTGAGAAATATCTTACTTGGCCGATACCGGAGTGCTGGACTCTAGAAGATGCAGCTACGATTCCAGTTGTTTATGGAACAGCATACTTGGCGCTCACGTGGACcggtaaaatgaaaaaaggagaCAAAGTTTTGATTCATGCTGGAAGCGGAGGCGTAGGGCAGGCAGCTATAACTTTAGCACTTCACGAAGGCTGTGAAGTTTTTACAACGGTTGGCACACCACAGAAACgagaattcattaaaaaacaattcccaCAAATCGATGACGATCATATCGGAAATTCTCGAGATACGAGTTTCGAGCAACTGATTCTTCGGAAAACGCAAGGACAAGGAGTGGACATCGTACTAAATTCTTTGGCAGAGGAAAAGTTGCAGGCATCGGTTCGTTGTTTAGCAACTGGTGGACGATTTCTGGAGATAGGGAAATTCGATCTCGCCGCTGACAATCCTCTGGGCATGGAAGCCTTTTTGAAGAGCATCAGTTTTCATGCAATCCTGTTggataatttaattattggcTTTccggaagtgaaaaaattactatgGAAAATGCTGGCCGAAGGTATACAGAGTGGTGCTGTCAAACCACTCGTTCGGACTGTATTTCCAATGGACCAGGCTGAAGCTGCTTTCAGATACATGGCAGGCGGGAAGCACATTGGAAag GTCATCATCAAAATTCGTGACCAAGATGCAGGATGTCAGTGTCTTATGCCTTTCGCATTACCCCGTTATTACTGTTCAGAGGATGGCAGTTATCTCATTCTTGGTGGCCTGGGCGGTTTTGGTCTTGAGCTGGCCGATTGGCTCGTACTTCGCGGAGCGAAAAAATTGGTTCTCACATCCCGTAAAGGAGTCATTTCTGGATATCAACGTTTGAGAATTAATATTTGGCAAAGTTACGGAGTGAAGGTCATCGTCACAGTAGGAAAAGATGCCTGGACGCGAGAGGGATGCGAGGCTATTCTAAGAGAAGCAGCGTCACTTGGACCAGTTCACGCAATTTTCAACTTGGCTGTTGTACTAAAGGATGCCCTCTTCGAAAACCAAACTGAGGAATCATTCGTAGAGTCTTTCAAGGTCAAGGCCTGGACGACGAAGCAGATGGATAAATTATCGAGAACGCTGTGCCCGCAACTCAGGCAATTCGTGGTATTTTCATCGGTATCTTGTGGCAGAGGTAATGTGGGACAAACTAACTACGGAATGGCCAATTCCATCATGGAAAGAATATGCGAAAATCGAGTAGCAGAAAAGTTGCCTGGCTTAGCCATACAATGGGGAGCCATAGGCGATGTCGGACTTGTTGCTGAAATGCAGGAAGATAACAAAGAAATTGTTATCGGTGGTACCCTGCAACAAAAAATACTCTCGTGTCTGCAAGAACTCGATGCTTTTCTGAATCAAGACTCTCCAGTAGTGTCGAGTATGGTAGTTGCTGAGAAAAGGTCCCGTGGCGCCAGAACGAATATTGTCGAGACAGTCGTGGCTTTAATGG GACTCAAAGACCTCAAAACGATTAGTCTGCAAACACCGTTGTCAGAACTTGGAATGGATTCAATGACGGCAATTGAAATCAAACAGACGTTGGAACGTGAATTTGAAGTATTTCTGACAGCAGCGGACATTCGTAGTCTTAATTTTGCAAAGTTGCAGGAAATGTCAGCAAAACAGAcgaaagaaagtgaaaatgagAAAGAGCTGGAGCTTAATACTGATGAAAACTTGACGGGCATGAAACTGCTTCTAAGAGTTCTGGGCACTAATTATCAATTGGACAGAAATGTTTGTGTCCCTTTATCGACACAGGCAAAGAATGGAAGACCAGAAATATTGATAATACCTGGAATCGAAGGAACACACTCTATATTACAGCCTTTGATCGGTAAATTGAAATCACAAACAACATGTTTGCAGCTTGGAATAGCTTCTTCGAAGTTCAGTTCAATTGAGAACTTGGTTGACTATCTGATCCCA CATGTCGAAGCCAGGTACGAAGGATGTCGCGACTTTGCGATCGCTGGGTATTCCTTTGGATCTATGGTCGCGATTGAGCTTGCAAGACGCTTGGAGTCCAAAGGTTTTAGCGGTCGACTAGTGTTGATAGATGGTTCACCTGATTACATAAAGGCTCTGTGCAGCGAACACATCATCGTTGACGACGACGCGCAGATGCAATCTCTGTTATTACTGGGATTCATGGATGCGGTTGACCCATCGAAGAGGACAGAG CTGGCCCTAGAGTTAAAAGAGTGTTCCACCTGGGAGGAGAAGTTGACAGTCTTTACCAACAATGTACCTGCGgatagaaatttgaatttctctATAGAAGACCAACAAGCCATGTGTTCATCATTTTACAATCGAGTCAAAGCTGTCCTGAGTTATAACTTTCCTGTAACGTCACGCCTCAACACACCGATAACCTTAATCAAACCAACGATTCAAGCCGTACGCACAATATCAGAAGACTACGGTCTGGGATTG ATCACTTGCAAGAAAGTAGAAATATGCTACGCGAAAGGCAACCATGTCTCGATGTTGGACGATGACATTTGTGCAGCAGCCATCGATGGAAAATTTCTCGAAGATATCGAAATATGCAAGTCAAATGGAACATTACCCTAG